The following coding sequences lie in one Lolium perenne isolate Kyuss_39 chromosome 2, Kyuss_2.0, whole genome shotgun sequence genomic window:
- the LOC139835335 gene encoding subtilisin-like protease SBT1.4 produces the protein MSVPAPRVLYSYSHAATGFAARLTGRQAARLASQRSVLAVVPDATLQLHTTLTPSFLGLSASSGLLPASNGATDVVIGVMDSGVYPIDRDSFAADPSLPPLPPGKFRGSCVSAPSFNASAYCNGKLVGAKAFYEGYELELGRPINETEESRSPLDTNGHGTHTASTAAGSAVADAALYGYAKGKAVGMAPGARIASYKVCWKYGCMTSDVLAAFDEAIADGVDVISISLGSTGSAESFDMDSIAVGAFSAVRKGILVSASAGNSGPGESTARNVAPWLLTVGASTVNRRFAADVVLGNGDTFPGSSLYAAPPPLGATKIPLIYGRTVGSKTCEAGKLNASLVAGKIVLCDPGVNFKQGDAVKLAGGVGAIFTSAKEMGEQAFGSPQILPATAVTFAAAKKIQKYISKNTSPMGTIVFQGTVIGPTPPYPRMASFSSRGPNILAPEILKPDITAPGVEILAAWTGASSPSGLEWDTRRVQYNIMSGTSMSCPHVSGIAALLRQARPEWSPAAIKSALMTTAYNLDSAGSVIGLRGGVQLEKTQGHHSASCRA, from the coding sequence ATGTCCGTCCCGGCGCCGAGGGTGCTCTACTCCTACTCCCACGCGGCGACGGGCTTCGCGGCGCGCCTCACGGGACGCCAGGCCGCGCGCCTAGCGTCCCAGCGTTCCGTCCTCGCCGTCGTCCCCGACGCGACGCTTCAGCTGCACACCACGCTGACGCCGTCCTTCCTCGGCCTCTCGGCTTCGTCCGGCTTGCTCCCGGCGTCCAACGGCGCCACGGACGTCGTCATTGGCGTCATGGACTCCGGCGTGTACCCCATCGACCGCGACTCGTTCGCAGCGGACCCGTccctgccgccgctgccgcctggaaagttccgagggagctgcgtcTCGGCTCCGTCGTTCAATGCCTCCGCGTACTGCAACGGCAAGCTCGTCGGCGCCAAGGCCTTCTACGAGGGGTACGAGCTTGAACTTGGCCGTCCGATCAACGAGACGGAGGAGTCGAGGTCGCCGCTGGACACCAACGGCCATGGCACGCAcaccgcctccacggccgccggCTCTGCCGTCGCGGACGCGGCCTTGTACGGCTACGCCAAAGGGAAAGCCGTGGGCATGGCCCCGGGCGCGCGCATCGCGTCCTACAAGGTGTGCTGGAAATACGGGTGCATGACCTCTGACGTCCTTGCCGCGTTTGACGAGGCCATCGCCGACGGGGTGGACGTCATCTCCATTTCGCTCGGCTCCACAGGCTCGGCAGAGTCGTTTGATATGGATAGCATCGCCGTTGGCGCCTTCAGCGCCGTCCGCAAGGGCATCCTAGTCTCGGCCTCCGCGGGAAACTCCGGTCCCGGCGAGTCTACTGCCCGCAACGTGGCGCCGTGGTTGCTCACAGTCGGCGCGTCAACCGTCAACCGCCGGTTCGCAGCGGACGTGGTTCTCGGCAACGGCGATACATTTCCAGGCTCTTCCTTGTACGCCGCCCCCCCCCCGCTTGGCGCAACCAAGATACCGCTGATATACGGCCGGACCGTCGGCTCAAAGACCTGTGAAGCCGGGAAGCTGAACGCCAGCCTGGTCGCCGGGAAGATCGTTCTATGCGACCCCGGCGTGAATTTCAAGCAAGGGGACGCTGTGAAACTCGCTGGCGGCGTGGGAGCCATCTTCACGAGCGCGAAAGAGATGGGCGAGCAGGCGTTCGGCAGCCCCCAAATCCTCCCCGCTACAGCCGTCACCTTCGCCGCCGCTAAGAAGATTCAGAAATACATAAGCAAGAATACATCCCCCATGGGGACGATCGTGTTCCAGGGCACCGTCATCGGCCCGACACCTCCTTACCCTAGAATGGCGTCCTTCTCGAGCCGCGGGCCAAACATCCTCGCGCCGGAGATCCTCAAGCCGGACATCACTGCCCCAGGCGTGGAAATTCTCGCAGCTTGGACCGGCGCCAGCTCGCCTTCAGGCCTCGAGTGGGACACAAGGCGAGTGCAATACAACATCATGTCAGGGACGTCCATGTCGTGCCCGCACGTGAGCGGCATCGCGGCGTTGCTCCGGCAGGCCAGGCCGGAGTGGAGCCCCGCCGCCATCAAGTCTGCGCTGATGACCACCGCGTACAACCTAGACAGCGCCGGCAGCGTCATCGGCCTTCGCGGCGGTGTTCAGCTCGAAAAAACACAAGGTCATCACTCAGCGTCGTGTCGTGCGTAA